The nucleotide window GGGAGAGAAGAATTCCATCATCTGGAAGCGTTTGAAGACCTGTCGAATGTTCCAGATCGACAAGGAAAGACAGGCAATAGCCACCCAGAATAGCACTGCAATTCCCAAACGTTGACCGTATGGAATTTCGCCAATCTTACGTTCGACTTCTGCAATGTCGATCGTTTCATTGGGGTCGATCAACAGATTGCTCGGCATGGCGACTTCAAAGAGAATGACGGCGCCAAGCAATACCATAAGGGCAAGAACCAGGGTGACCGCCCATTTCATGAACGCGGACAGCCTTCGAATTCTCGTTAGCCGTTTTTCTCTTTCTGCCCATTCCTGAGAGTTCATTGGTTGCTCCAGTAGGTAACTCACTTGGTGGTGTGTCTACAGCGCCAGTCGGTGAAATGCAATTATTTTGATATTGCTATTGACAAAAAAATTAATGCAAACAATTTTAAAATTATCGTTTTGCAATAAGAAATGAAAATTGTGAAGCGAGGTAAGACTCAAAACTCAAGCGAGATCCTCGATGGTAAGTTCTTTTGCCAATTATGTTTTTTTCGTTCCGGCCAAATTACGGCGTTCCGCGGTCCTGCGGAAACTGCGCTGCCACTGGCTGATAGAACCCGTCATTTTATGTGTTGTCCTGATCCTGCTCGTCTCGGGAGCCCGTGCAGCCGATCTCGACGACTTCGAGGCACCTGGTTTCGATCCTGTGCCCGCCCCAACGTCCATTTGGGCAGGGCCCTATTTGGGTTTTGAGGCTGGGCCGTCACAAACGGTGACCGAGGTCAAGGCAAATGGGAGAACGAAAGATGCTTCACGGCTGGATGCTGCCTTTGGTCTTTTTGGCGGCTACAATTGGCAAGTGTCGCGATTTGTACTCGGCGTTGAGGGCGGGGCCACCTATCTCGGTGGACGCGAGACGGTTCGGCATCCAGCTTTGGGTAGTGTCAAGACCGGCGCAAAGTGGACCGCCAGTGCCAAGGCACGAGCAGGCCTGCCAATCAGGAACTTCATGCCTTATGTCAGCGTTGGCTTGGCCGCGACGGAACACAGTCTCAAAGCCAATGGAAAGGAACGTTCATCCGTTTCCCTTGGTCCCGTGCTGGGTGCAGGCCTTGAAGTTGCCGTGCAAGACAAATGGCGACTTCGTGCCGACTACAGCGTGACAGGCATAGTTGACGACAAGGCAAATTATGGCGGCACGAGCGTCAAGCGTGCGTCCGGAAATCATCGGTTCATGATCGGCTTGTCGCGCTCGTTCTGATCCCGCAATACCAGCCAAATGAAACCACCGGCAGCCAAACCCTGCCGGTGTTTTTCTTGGTTACCTGCCAATCAGCTTAGGGCCGACAATCCGGTCAGATCCGCAAGGACGGCCTTCGGGGCAAGATCCAGATATTCGTCCGGCATGCCTGTCCTATTCATCCAGACAGTGCGAAAGCCGAATGCGGTTGCGCCGGCAACATCCCAACGGTTGGACGACTGAAAGGAGACCTCTTCAGGATAGATCCTGAACTGGGTCGTGACCATTTCATAAACCTGCGGATCGGTCTTGAATGTCTTCAGGTCGTCTACCGAGAAGATTTCGTCGAAGAGGTCGCTCAACCCAGAGGCCTTCGCTGCCGCCTCCAGCATTGCAGGCGACCCGTTCGAAAGGATAGCGATCTTTGCGCCTGTCGCTTTCAGATCGGTCAGGACTTGCGGAACTTCAGGATAGCAGTCCAATTCCCAATAAGCGCTCAACAGATCGTCTCGAAGGGACCTGTCGGCTGAGGGAACAAGCGCAAAGGCCGTGTCCAGTCCCTGTTGTGTCAATTCCCAGAAGTCTTTGTATTGACCCATGAGCGCGCGCACCCAGGAATATTCGAGCTGCTTTTCACGCCATAGCGATGAAAGTTTCTGAGCGTCAGGCCCGAGTTTCGATGCGTGTTTGCGCA belongs to Roseibium porphyridii and includes:
- a CDS encoding DUF2975 domain-containing protein, translating into MNSQEWAEREKRLTRIRRLSAFMKWAVTLVLALMVLLGAVILFEVAMPSNLLIDPNETIDIAEVERKIGEIPYGQRLGIAVLFWVAIACLSLSIWNIRQVFKRFQMMEFFSPKTLANVISIGVWLIIFAVFDLISDPIGSVILTYDLPPGERSLEVSLDGAEIFCFILGALMLLFGWILREAALIADENRQFV
- a CDS encoding outer membrane protein; its protein translation is MVSSFANYVFFVPAKLRRSAVLRKLRCHWLIEPVILCVVLILLVSGARAADLDDFEAPGFDPVPAPTSIWAGPYLGFEAGPSQTVTEVKANGRTKDASRLDAAFGLFGGYNWQVSRFVLGVEGGATYLGGRETVRHPALGSVKTGAKWTASAKARAGLPIRNFMPYVSVGLAATEHSLKANGKERSSVSLGPVLGAGLEVAVQDKWRLRADYSVTGIVDDKANYGGTSVKRASGNHRFMIGLSRSF
- a CDS encoding haloacid dehalogenase type II is translated as MAHAAFVFDAYGTLFDVHAAVRKHASKLGPDAQKLSSLWREKQLEYSWVRALMGQYKDFWELTQQGLDTAFALVPSADRSLRDDLLSAYWELDCYPEVPQVLTDLKATGAKIAILSNGSPAMLEAAAKASGLSDLFDEIFSVDDLKTFKTDPQVYEMVTTQFRIYPEEVSFQSSNRWDVAGATAFGFRTVWMNRTGMPDEYLDLAPKAVLADLTGLSALS